A single Alteribacter lacisalsi DNA region contains:
- the bshB2 gene encoding bacillithiol biosynthesis deacetylase BshB2 gives MEDHVLVIFPHPDDEAFGVAGTILSHTQSGTPVTYVCLTLGEMGRNMGRPLIANRETLPDIRLKELEEACRLLGIEDLRRFGMRDKTIEFTDDALLINRMSDVIDDVKPSLIITFYPGYAVHPDHNATAAAVIQAVKKIKPEDRPTVHALAFSEGCEDILGEPDIVHDVSRFSQQKMKVIEAHQSQTAGVFQTMKQRFLDHDETVLERMNTERFWTFPVDQS, from the coding sequence ATGGAAGACCATGTACTCGTAATATTCCCTCACCCGGACGATGAAGCGTTCGGGGTTGCAGGAACAATTCTGTCACACACACAAAGTGGAACGCCGGTCACATACGTTTGTCTCACCCTCGGTGAAATGGGACGGAATATGGGACGGCCGCTTATTGCCAATCGGGAAACTCTTCCCGACATTCGTCTGAAAGAACTGGAGGAGGCCTGCCGGCTTCTCGGCATTGAAGACCTTCGCCGTTTCGGCATGCGCGATAAAACGATTGAGTTTACCGATGATGCGCTTCTAATTAACCGGATGTCTGATGTGATTGATGATGTGAAGCCGTCGCTGATCATTACCTTTTATCCGGGCTATGCTGTGCATCCCGACCATAATGCCACTGCAGCTGCCGTGATTCAGGCAGTGAAAAAAATCAAGCCTGAGGACCGTCCGACTGTGCACGCTCTCGCCTTCTCGGAAGGGTGCGAGGATATCCTCGGTGAGCCTGACATCGTTCACGATGTCAGCCGCTTCTCCCAGCAGAAAATGAAAGTGATTGAAGCACACCAGTCCCAGACAGCCGGCGTGTTCCAGACGATGAAACAGCGCTTCCTCGACCATGATGAAACGGTTCTGGAGCGGATGAACACAGAACGTTTCTGGACGTTTCCAGTGGACCAGAGTTAA
- a CDS encoding GNAT family N-acetyltransferase, translating into MDTFEMERITNDHRDELKTFFTDQWGDCRMVYSHGEYNCSELEGFVALDGDDTIIGAVTFFDHGQTGIREIISLDSLIERRGIGGGLMELAENDAVSSGLKELCLVTTNDNVHALHFYQKRGYRLTGIRPDAVVSCREKKPSIPEKSTDGVAIRDEWQMKKPLPANGE; encoded by the coding sequence ATGGATACATTCGAAATGGAACGGATCACCAATGATCACCGTGACGAACTGAAGACATTCTTTACTGACCAGTGGGGGGACTGCCGGATGGTATACTCCCACGGTGAATATAACTGTAGCGAACTGGAAGGTTTCGTCGCTCTTGACGGAGACGATACGATTATCGGAGCCGTCACATTTTTCGACCACGGGCAGACAGGAATAAGGGAAATCATTTCTCTCGACAGTCTGATTGAGCGGCGCGGCATCGGGGGCGGCCTGATGGAGCTTGCGGAGAATGACGCCGTATCAAGCGGACTGAAAGAACTTTGTCTCGTCACGACAAACGATAACGTACACGCTCTTCATTTCTATCAGAAGCGGGGCTATCGGCTGACAGGAATCCGCCCCGATGCGGTCGTTTCCTGCCGGGAGAAAAAGCCTTCCATTCCTGAGAAAAGTACAGACGGGGTGGCCATTCGCGATGAATGGCAGATGAAAAAGCCTCTTCCTGCCAACGGAGAATAA
- a CDS encoding glycoside hydrolase family 32 protein, giving the protein MTEKEKQLRDQALKEAEESRSRVEADPYRLRFHLMSPNGLINDPNGWIQWNGAYHMFYQWNPFKTGHGAKFWGHYISLDLVNWTHQPIALAPSEWYEKNGCYSGSAVDLDGRLTLYYTGNVKDDEGNRSSYQCIAQSEDGIHFEKQGPVIDELPEGFTAHFRDPKVWKQNGRWYLVIGAQTEDMKGQALLYRSDDGREWTNLGPVAGSGLAPLQDFGYMWECPDLFPLGDKDVLVVSPQGLEPEGMHYQNVYQAGYFVGELDLESPAFHHGAFDELDRGFEFYAPQTTVDENGRRILVGWMGVPDQQEDQHPTIENGWVHCLTIPRELQLHGDRIIQKPAEELQALRANEVVHEGVALKGRDVTLEGVSGDVLELEVDLNSTVPLFEIDLRGEARLIFDREAAVLTLERKNFADRLTEKRQCHLEELRSLRLFLDTSSLEVFVNGGEEVFTARYFPSLENHRISFGSSGPAEMTVRKWTLESRP; this is encoded by the coding sequence ATGACGGAAAAAGAGAAGCAGTTACGCGATCAGGCCCTAAAAGAAGCAGAGGAGAGCAGGAGTCGTGTGGAAGCGGATCCGTACCGGCTGCGGTTTCACCTGATGTCTCCAAATGGTCTGATCAACGATCCGAACGGATGGATCCAGTGGAACGGCGCGTATCATATGTTTTATCAGTGGAATCCGTTCAAAACCGGCCATGGAGCGAAGTTCTGGGGGCATTATATCTCACTGGATCTCGTAAACTGGACGCATCAGCCGATAGCTCTTGCGCCGAGTGAATGGTACGAAAAAAACGGCTGCTACTCTGGCAGTGCCGTTGATCTGGACGGCCGTCTCACCCTTTACTACACCGGTAATGTCAAGGATGACGAAGGAAATCGCTCCTCCTATCAGTGCATCGCCCAGTCTGAAGACGGCATTCATTTTGAGAAGCAGGGGCCGGTTATCGACGAGCTCCCGGAAGGCTTTACAGCTCATTTCAGGGATCCGAAGGTGTGGAAGCAGAACGGACGCTGGTACCTTGTCATCGGCGCTCAGACAGAGGATATGAAGGGCCAGGCGCTCCTGTATCGTTCCGATGATGGACGAGAGTGGACGAACCTTGGGCCTGTGGCTGGTTCAGGACTGGCCCCGCTTCAGGATTTCGGCTATATGTGGGAATGCCCGGATCTGTTTCCCCTTGGTGACAAGGATGTGCTCGTTGTTTCTCCTCAAGGTCTTGAACCTGAAGGGATGCACTATCAGAATGTCTATCAGGCAGGGTATTTTGTCGGAGAATTGGACCTTGAGTCTCCTGCTTTTCACCATGGCGCTTTCGATGAACTGGACAGAGGATTCGAATTTTACGCACCGCAGACGACGGTGGACGAAAATGGCCGCCGGATTCTGGTCGGCTGGATGGGAGTTCCCGATCAGCAGGAGGACCAGCACCCGACAATCGAGAACGGATGGGTTCACTGTCTCACCATTCCCCGTGAGCTGCAGCTGCATGGGGACCGGATCATTCAAAAACCTGCTGAAGAGCTCCAGGCGCTCCGCGCAAATGAAGTGGTTCATGAAGGTGTGGCATTGAAGGGCAGAGACGTGACACTTGAAGGAGTATCAGGAGATGTCCTTGAGCTGGAAGTGGACCTGAACAGTACAGTACCGTTATTTGAAATCGATCTCCGCGGAGAGGCCCGCCTCATTTTCGATAGAGAAGCGGCTGTCCTTACACTGGAGCGGAAAAACTTCGCAGACCGTCTGACTGAAAAAAGGCAGTGTCATCTGGAGGAACTCCGGTCACTTCGCCTGTTTCTCGATACGTCTTCTCTTGAAGTCTTCGTAAACGGCGGGGAAGAAGTGTTTACGGCACGTTATTTTCCTTCGCTCGAAAACCACCGTATTTCCTTTGGAAGCAGCGGACCGGCAGAGATGACCGTCCGGAAATGGACGCTTGAATCACGCCCTTAA
- a CDS encoding YojF family protein, with protein MKPIDPRKVQETINQNAGKELYVHLETTNGAYASHKNQGFFSVGTFLRNARIKYVQGKITGDGPYRLGLELEGGWAYAEGLTDWEIDDQNQILFAGHDPDGKLAIAFQLSEKPFRK; from the coding sequence ATGAAACCAATTGATCCCCGGAAGGTACAGGAAACGATAAACCAGAACGCAGGCAAAGAACTTTACGTACACCTTGAAACCACCAACGGCGCTTATGCGTCTCATAAAAATCAGGGATTTTTCTCTGTCGGAACGTTTCTCAGAAATGCCCGGATCAAATATGTGCAGGGTAAAATTACTGGCGATGGGCCATACCGTCTCGGTCTTGAGCTTGAAGGAGGCTGGGCCTATGCTGAAGGCCTGACCGACTGGGAGATTGATGATCAGAACCAGATCCTTTTTGCCGGACACGACCCGGATGGAAAGCTCGCGATTGCCTTTCAGCTTAGCGAAAAGCCCTTCCGTAAATAA
- a CDS encoding ATP-grasp domain-containing protein, which yields MTKVYIIHENDEWTAPLKEALTEIGVPHEDWHFAHGTVDLQAEPPEGIFYNRMSASSHTRGHRFAPELAQAVIAWLESHGRTVLNDSRALQLELSKVLQYEKLKQFGIRTPDTVAAVGTAQLAKAAQSFPAPFITKHNRAGKGLGVMRFDTAESLEKYVSGGVFDDSVDGITLLQQFVDSPTRTITRCEFIGGRFLYAVRVDTSEGFELCPAEACEIGETVEACPVSGDEEPEKPRSKFEIIDEFSSQLIQKYEAFLAANGIAFAGIEFIEDANGTVYTYDVNTNTNYNPKAEAAAGVYGMKELAAYLKKTLEASTKGGTVHS from the coding sequence ATGACAAAAGTCTATATTATTCACGAAAACGACGAGTGGACAGCGCCTTTGAAAGAGGCTTTGACCGAGATCGGTGTGCCTCATGAAGACTGGCATTTTGCCCACGGAACGGTGGATCTTCAGGCAGAGCCTCCGGAAGGGATCTTTTATAACCGGATGAGCGCCTCCTCCCACACGAGGGGCCACCGCTTTGCGCCGGAGCTTGCCCAGGCTGTTATTGCCTGGCTCGAGAGTCACGGCCGGACTGTACTAAACGACAGCCGTGCTCTCCAGCTTGAGCTCAGCAAGGTTCTCCAGTATGAGAAGTTAAAGCAGTTTGGCATCCGGACACCGGATACAGTTGCTGCAGTCGGGACTGCACAGCTGGCCAAAGCCGCGCAGTCCTTCCCTGCACCGTTTATTACCAAACACAACCGGGCCGGAAAAGGGCTCGGCGTAATGCGGTTTGATACTGCAGAGAGCCTTGAAAAATATGTATCCGGTGGCGTATTTGATGATTCCGTTGACGGTATCACTCTGCTCCAGCAGTTTGTGGATTCGCCGACGCGCACGATTACCCGCTGTGAATTTATCGGCGGCAGGTTTCTTTACGCAGTCAGAGTGGACACCTCTGAAGGGTTTGAACTCTGCCCGGCGGAGGCGTGTGAAATCGGTGAAACCGTTGAGGCGTGCCCCGTGTCAGGGGACGAAGAGCCGGAGAAGCCGCGATCGAAATTCGAGATTATTGATGAATTTTCAAGCCAGCTGATTCAAAAATATGAAGCATTTCTTGCTGCAAACGGCATTGCATTTGCGGGAATTGAGTTTATTGAAGATGCCAACGGCACTGTTTATACGTATGATGTCAATACAAATACAAACTATAACCCTAAAGCAGAAGCTGCTGCAGGGGTTTACGGTATGAAGGAATTGGCTGCTTATCTGAAAAAGACACTCGAGGCCAGTACTAAAGGCGGCACCGTCCATTCCTGA
- a CDS encoding LTA synthase family protein — protein MKEAIRNHRFLLVCLLALWVKTFIVSAFIFQVATADALETIVFILNPLSFILIIFAFGLLMKPAFQRWYLLIWTLALSVILYSNAVYFREFTDIITLPMLVMGGNAGDLSTSVFELIHWYDVLFFVDVVLFFVLLVRKSPFVRVTQLPFRRHRKVYAGLIGTALVIIGLSQLDQPENRETMTHTFDREGLIQRYGLYNFYVYDAFLHTRTAAQAIFSEEDEWNDINEHRAVYRALPNPEQHGIARDMNVVVISLESIESFVIGETVDGQEITPYLNELIEESYYFPNFYDQTGQGKTSDAEFMINNSLYPAGRGAVFHTHSENEYLALPGSLTAGGYEAVSFHANDRTFYNRDMMYENLGYDYYFSGSYFDISDENSVGWGLKDIDFFDQSMEYVTELQEPFYATFLTLTNHFPYELDEEDHFIEPYESESEILSRYIPTVRYTDEAIRLFMEDMKDAGLYENTMFVMYGDHYGIAESHNDAMGEFLGTEIDDYENVQLARVPLIIHIPDQEGEEMETVSGKVDVMPTLLNLLGIPEHPHVMFGSDLFAREREDFAVLRNGTIITDEYMYTRGKCFERGSKRVVSDETCDPLRDRGEWELFYSDSIIFGDLIRFRDVEDM, from the coding sequence ATGAAAGAAGCCATCCGGAATCACCGCTTTCTTCTGGTCTGCCTTCTTGCGCTGTGGGTGAAGACCTTTATTGTCTCGGCTTTCATTTTTCAGGTTGCCACGGCGGATGCGCTGGAAACGATCGTTTTTATCCTTAATCCATTGTCCTTTATCCTGATCATTTTTGCTTTTGGACTGCTCATGAAACCAGCGTTTCAACGCTGGTATCTGTTAATCTGGACACTCGCCTTAAGTGTCATTCTGTACAGTAATGCCGTGTATTTCCGGGAATTCACCGACATCATTACTCTGCCGATGCTCGTTATGGGCGGAAATGCGGGAGACTTGAGCACCAGTGTGTTTGAATTAATTCACTGGTATGACGTGCTGTTTTTCGTGGACGTGGTCCTGTTTTTTGTCCTGCTGGTAAGAAAATCACCGTTTGTCAGAGTGACGCAGCTCCCTTTCAGGCGGCACCGGAAGGTATATGCAGGTTTGATTGGTACAGCTCTTGTCATTATCGGCCTTTCGCAGCTCGATCAGCCGGAGAATCGTGAAACGATGACCCACACCTTTGACCGCGAAGGTCTGATTCAGCGCTACGGCCTGTACAATTTTTATGTGTATGATGCTTTCCTGCATACCCGTACAGCTGCCCAGGCAATTTTTTCCGAAGAAGACGAATGGAACGATATTAACGAGCACCGTGCCGTGTACCGTGCTCTTCCAAATCCCGAACAGCACGGAATTGCACGGGACATGAATGTGGTGGTCATTTCTCTTGAATCGATTGAAAGTTTTGTAATTGGCGAAACCGTGGATGGGCAGGAGATTACTCCCTACCTGAATGAACTGATTGAAGAAAGCTATTATTTCCCGAATTTCTACGACCAGACCGGCCAGGGAAAAACATCAGATGCAGAATTTATGATTAACAACTCCCTGTATCCTGCCGGGCGTGGTGCGGTTTTTCATACGCACAGTGAAAATGAGTACCTCGCTTTACCCGGCTCACTCACTGCCGGCGGGTATGAGGCTGTTTCCTTTCATGCAAACGACCGCACCTTTTATAACCGCGATATGATGTATGAAAATCTCGGCTACGACTATTATTTCTCTGGAAGTTACTTCGACATATCAGACGAAAACAGTGTCGGCTGGGGGTTAAAGGATATTGATTTCTTTGATCAGTCGATGGAGTATGTGACCGAGCTGCAGGAACCGTTTTATGCTACATTCCTGACGCTTACAAATCACTTTCCGTATGAACTGGACGAGGAGGATCATTTTATCGAGCCCTACGAATCGGAAAGTGAGATTCTGAGCCGCTATATTCCGACGGTACGCTACACAGACGAGGCAATCAGGCTGTTTATGGAAGACATGAAAGACGCAGGCCTGTATGAGAACACCATGTTTGTGATGTATGGCGATCATTACGGCATTGCTGAAAGCCACAATGATGCGATGGGCGAATTTCTTGGTACGGAAATAGATGATTACGAAAATGTACAACTGGCACGGGTACCCCTGATTATTCACATTCCGGATCAGGAAGGGGAGGAAATGGAGACGGTATCCGGTAAAGTGGATGTGATGCCTACACTCCTTAATCTGCTAGGCATCCCGGAGCACCCCCACGTGATGTTCGGCAGCGATCTGTTTGCCAGAGAGCGTGAGGATTTTGCGGTATTGAGAAACGGGACAATTATTACCGATGAGTATATGTATACACGGGGAAAGTGCTTTGAGCGGGGAAGTAAAAGAGTTGTATCTGATGAGACGTGTGATCCTCTCCGTGACAGGGGAGAGTGGGAACTCTTTTACTCTGACTCCATCATTTTCGGCGACCTCATCCGCTTCAGGGATGTAGAGGATATGTAA
- a CDS encoding aldo/keto reductase: MSAEIEKVTLNNGVQMPRLGLGVYKASDGEEVGRAVHEALAAGYRMIDTAAVYENEEGVGRAVRQAEVPRDEIFVTTKVWNDRQGYDETLGAFEESREKLGLDVIDLYLVHWPVTGKFKETWRAMERLYREGKVRAIGVSNFNVHHLETLLEDAEVTPAVNQMEFHPFLTLPELHSFCREKGIQLEAWSPLTRGRIFEEPLIQELSEKYGKSPAQLILRWDLQKDVVTIPKSVTPERIRENAHIFDFEITKDDMRRIDSLNRNHRFSQDPDTFV, translated from the coding sequence ATGAGCGCTGAAATCGAAAAAGTGACGTTAAATAACGGAGTACAGATGCCTCGTCTTGGCCTTGGTGTATATAAAGCTAGTGACGGAGAAGAAGTGGGCAGAGCGGTTCATGAAGCCCTTGCAGCGGGCTACCGCATGATCGACACTGCAGCCGTATACGAAAATGAAGAAGGGGTGGGCCGGGCAGTCAGACAAGCTGAGGTCCCGCGTGACGAGATATTTGTAACTACAAAGGTCTGGAACGACCGGCAGGGATACGATGAAACGCTGGGAGCATTTGAAGAGAGCCGGGAGAAACTGGGCCTTGATGTGATTGACCTTTATCTCGTCCACTGGCCGGTTACAGGGAAGTTCAAGGAAACATGGCGTGCCATGGAGAGGCTGTACCGGGAGGGGAAAGTCCGAGCCATCGGAGTGAGCAACTTTAACGTGCATCATCTGGAGACGCTTCTGGAAGATGCGGAAGTAACACCTGCAGTGAATCAGATGGAATTTCACCCGTTCCTCACACTGCCGGAACTGCACAGCTTCTGCAGGGAGAAGGGCATTCAGCTGGAAGCATGGAGTCCCTTAACCCGCGGCCGGATTTTTGAGGAACCGCTTATACAGGAACTTTCGGAGAAGTACGGGAAAAGTCCCGCCCAGCTTATTCTCCGGTGGGATCTGCAAAAGGACGTGGTTACAATCCCGAAGTCTGTTACCCCCGAACGGATAAGGGAAAATGCCCATATCTTTGATTTTGAAATCACGAAAGATGACATGAGGCGGATCGACAGCCTGAACCGGAATCACAGATTCAGCCAGGATCCGGACACTTTCGTCTGA
- a CDS encoding DNA alkylation repair protein — MLKEKLEAMFREHKNEANREAMENYMKNHFHFLGIKSPERKVLTREFLNETGIHKRNELPVDDLKQIWSLPEREFHYTVIEITARMKKVYEKHHLAFFRHLTVTNSWWDSVDGIAPNVIGVYFQKYPEQLGYADDWAQDDNKWLRRTAILYQLKYKKKTDEERLFRYCRLNREHPDFFIRKGIGWALREYSKTNPGAVEAFIEKTELSNLSEREGLKHIQRQKQQKGV, encoded by the coding sequence ATGTTAAAAGAAAAACTGGAAGCCATGTTCCGGGAGCACAAAAACGAAGCAAACAGGGAAGCAATGGAAAACTACATGAAAAACCACTTTCATTTTCTCGGAATAAAATCACCTGAGCGTAAAGTGCTCACAAGAGAGTTCCTCAATGAGACAGGCATACATAAAAGAAACGAGCTGCCGGTAGATGATCTCAAGCAGATCTGGAGTCTGCCTGAACGAGAATTTCATTACACAGTGATAGAAATAACAGCCCGGATGAAAAAAGTCTATGAGAAGCATCACCTCGCCTTTTTCAGGCATTTGACTGTCACGAATTCATGGTGGGATTCCGTCGACGGGATTGCGCCGAATGTGATCGGGGTATATTTTCAGAAGTACCCGGAACAACTCGGGTACGCAGACGACTGGGCCCAGGATGATAACAAATGGCTCAGACGCACCGCGATTCTCTATCAGTTAAAATACAAGAAGAAAACGGACGAAGAGCGTCTGTTTCGCTACTGCCGCCTGAACAGGGAACACCCTGACTTTTTTATCCGCAAGGGGATAGGCTGGGCGCTTCGGGAGTATTCGAAAACAAATCCTGGAGCAGTTGAAGCATTCATTGAAAAGACAGAGCTCTCAAATCTAAGTGAAAGAGAAGGATTAAAGCATATCCAGCGTCAAAAGCAGCAAAAAGGAGTTTGA
- a CDS encoding aminoimidazole riboside kinase, with product MNKGIVSLGEALIDFIPLDSENTAFQKSPGGAPANVAVGAAQLGAKTAFLGKVGEDVLGHFLKETLGGYGVHTDRMYFSEEVRTGVVFVTLDAGGERSFDFYIDPSADRFLEEDEVDESLFDDHNLLHFGSISLISEPARSATKKAVRLAQEKGAIVSYDPNLRMMLWDSEEAAREAIISMLGEADVVKISEEELAFITGEREIETGVDALAQYNIPLLLVTMGAEGSHVFINGDHTHVPAMKVDAVDTTGAGDAFVSGMLYQLHMSEKPIGSLTAKEAGKMARFASVSGALAASTKGAMTALPTLEQVNRILDENGEV from the coding sequence ATGAATAAAGGAATTGTAAGTCTTGGAGAGGCTCTGATCGACTTTATCCCTCTGGACAGCGAAAACACAGCGTTTCAGAAAAGCCCAGGCGGTGCACCGGCAAATGTGGCTGTAGGTGCGGCACAGCTCGGTGCGAAAACAGCGTTTCTTGGAAAAGTAGGTGAGGATGTGCTCGGTCATTTCCTGAAAGAGACCCTTGGTGGATATGGGGTCCATACAGACCGGATGTACTTTTCGGAGGAAGTGAGAACCGGTGTCGTTTTCGTAACGCTTGATGCAGGCGGAGAGCGCAGCTTTGATTTTTATATCGACCCGAGTGCAGATCGTTTCCTTGAAGAAGATGAAGTGGACGAGTCTCTGTTTGACGATCACAACCTGCTTCATTTCGGATCGATCAGCCTGATCAGCGAACCGGCGAGATCAGCAACGAAAAAAGCGGTCCGCCTGGCGCAGGAAAAAGGGGCGATTGTCTCCTACGATCCGAACCTGCGGATGATGCTCTGGGACAGCGAAGAGGCTGCCCGTGAAGCGATTATCTCCATGCTTGGTGAAGCAGACGTAGTGAAGATATCGGAAGAGGAACTCGCATTCATTACCGGTGAGAGAGAGATTGAAACCGGGGTTGACGCACTGGCTCAGTACAACATCCCGCTTTTGCTTGTCACAATGGGAGCAGAGGGAAGCCATGTGTTCATCAATGGTGACCACACGCACGTGCCTGCCATGAAGGTGGATGCCGTGGATACCACAGGCGCAGGGGATGCGTTTGTCTCCGGTATGCTTTATCAGCTTCACATGAGCGAAAAACCAATTGGAAGCCTGACGGCCAAAGAAGCTGGAAAAATGGCCCGGTTCGCCAGTGTCTCCGGTGCGCTTGCTGCCTCAACCAAGGGAGCAATGACAGCACTGCCTACGCTCGAGCAGGTAAACCGTATTTTAGATGAAAACGGTGAGGTGTAA
- a CDS encoding uracil-DNA glycosylase, whose translation MWKELNDETEKPYFRELREFLKKEYLEHTVFPPKEEVMNALETTPYDSTKVVILGQDPYHGPGQAHGLSFSVRPGVRVPPSLRNIYQELQGDLGCPVPEHGCLQPWAEEGVLLLNTVLTVRKGDANSHKGIGWETFTDAVIRCLNERQTPVVFILWGKHAQRKKELLTNSRHTIIESPHPSPFSARRGFFGSAPFSRANEALKANGISPVKWELPIETEQISQEGK comes from the coding sequence ATGTGGAAAGAGCTGAACGATGAAACAGAAAAGCCATATTTCAGGGAACTGCGTGAATTCCTGAAAAAGGAATACCTGGAGCACACCGTTTTTCCGCCTAAAGAAGAAGTGATGAACGCCCTAGAGACGACGCCCTATGACAGCACGAAAGTCGTGATCCTGGGTCAGGATCCCTATCACGGTCCCGGCCAGGCTCACGGACTGAGTTTTTCTGTCCGTCCCGGTGTGCGTGTGCCGCCATCCCTTCGCAATATCTATCAGGAGCTTCAGGGGGATCTTGGCTGCCCTGTACCGGAGCATGGCTGTCTGCAGCCGTGGGCGGAAGAAGGCGTGCTGCTTCTGAATACTGTTCTTACCGTCCGCAAAGGGGACGCGAATTCCCATAAGGGAATCGGCTGGGAAACGTTCACGGATGCAGTAATCCGCTGCCTCAATGAACGGCAAACCCCGGTCGTTTTTATCCTCTGGGGCAAACACGCCCAGCGGAAAAAGGAGCTGCTGACCAACAGCCGCCACACTATCATTGAATCACCGCATCCGAGTCCCTTTTCGGCCCGCCGGGGATTTTTCGGCAGTGCTCCGTTTTCACGTGCAAACGAAGCACTCAAGGCAAACGGGATCTCACCGGTGAAATGGGAACTTCCTATAGAAACAGAGCAGATTAGCCAGGAGGGAAAGTAA